The nucleotide sequence GCGCGATCGGGCTGATCTTCATCTGCCTGCTCTGGTACTTCGGCTATGCGTGGTACCACCGCAACCGCATGGCCATCTCGCTGATGCCCGACAAGCAGCGGAACATCCTCTACGCCGGCCTCTGCGCGGTGACCGTCACGGCGGCGCTGTGGTCGCTCGAGCAGTTCAACCTGCTCGATCTGGGTATCTTCGGCGTGCCGGTCGTGGCGATCTTCCTGGGCGGGCTGTTCGCCATGTACTACGCCTGGAACGAGTCCAAGCGGTACTACCTGTAGGGCGGCGGCCGGCGGAGCCGCGGTGCACCGCGAGCCTCGGTCGTGATTCGACCCGCGACGCTCCGGGTACACGGAGCGCTCATGACGATCACCGACAAGCTCGAGAACCTGGAGGCGGTCGACAGGATCTCCTCGCCGCTGCATGACCTGGTCAGCAAGGCGGTGCCGTCCGGCTCCCGGCTCAAGGACGCGCTCAGCGGCACATGGCTGCAGCACCCGGTGCACCCGCCGCTCACCGACGTCGTGATCGGCTCGTGGCTGAGCGGGCTCGCCCTCGACGTGCTCGGCGGCCGTGACGGCGCCGCTGCATCGCGGCGACTCGTGGGTCTCGGGATCCTCGCGGCGCTGCCAACCGCCGCGACGGGCGCGTCGGACTGGTCCGATCTGATCGGCAAGGACCGGCGCCTCGGCAGCATCCACGCAGTCGCGAACAGCACCGCCCTCGCCGCGCAGTCGCTCTCCTGGCTCCAGCGGCGACGCGGCCGTCGCGGCTCGGGCATCGCA is from Gaiellales bacterium and encodes:
- a CDS encoding Rieske (2Fe-2S) protein; this encodes MTITDKLENLEAVDRISSPLHDLVSKAVPSGSRLKDALSGTWLQHPVHPPLTDVVIGSWLSGLALDVLGGRDGAAASRRLVGLGILAALPTAATGASDWSDLIGKDRRLGSIHAVANSTALAAQSLSWLQRRRGRRGSGIALSVAAVGVSSAAAWIGGHLSYGRAVGVNHTAFEDGPQEWTRALDTAQLADGELTGGLTGDGFPVLLLKRGPVVHAMADRCAHMGCALHEGELDGDIVRCGCHGSEFALDGSLVHGPATSGQPRFEARIAGDVVEIRKARS